CCTGGCAGGAGGTTTCCGCCGAGGCCATAAGCCCCGCTGCGCTGGCGCAACTGGATGAACTGAGCCGCGAGGGGCAGTGGCTGGCACTCTTGGCCGCGGCCGACGAAGATATGCGGCGGTCGCCGGGCGCGGTTGAACCCGTGGTCTACAAGATGCGGGCTCTGCGCATGCTGGGGCACCTGGAGCCGGCTCGAAGCCTGGCCCGAGAAAAGCTGAAGTTGTTTGGTGAGCGGGCGGAGTTCTGGCTGGAAAAAGCCTGGGTCGAGGTGCTGGCGGGAGATTACCAGACAGGTCTCGCCGACGCCGACCGGGCTGCAGCCCGCAGGCCGGATCTGGCCGACGCGGTCTTGCTGCAAGGCGTCATCCACCGGGAACAGGAGAATTGGCGCGCCGCCGATACGGCTTTTGCCCGGGCCGAAGCGCTACGCCCCAACGATTCTCTCGTTCTACTCAACCGAGGACGTATCGCCGTCGAACAGGGCCGCTGGGAGGCGGCCATCGACCTGTTGAGCCGCAGCCTGGCTCTCCGGGCGGCCAGCGCCGAGACGTCCTTTCATCGCGGCCGGGCCTATGCGGCCAAAGGGGATCTGGCGGCGGCCAGTCACGACCTCACCCAGGCCATCCTGCAGCGTCCCGAGGTCGCGGCGCCCTATGTCGCCCGCGCGGAAGTTCTGGCCCGGGCGGGGATGTGGGCGCGGGCTGCGGACGATGCCGACACGGCCCTTGCCCTCGGTGCTCAAAGTCTGAGCGCCCATCTGGTCACCTGCCGCGCGGCCGAGGCCCTGGAGGCCTGGCCCGGCCTGGAACCGCGGGCCCAGGCCATGATCGCCGCATTTCCGGCTGAGGCTCAGGGCTATCGCTTTTACTCCCAGGCGTTGAATAATCTGGGAAGAACGGCCGCAGCGCTGCAGGCCTGCGATGAGGCGGTGCGCCTGGCGCCCGATGACGATCTGTTGCGGCTTGAACGGGCCACCCTGCAGATCGCCATGCAGCAGTATGCGGCGGCCGTAGACGATTGCACCGCCGTGCTGCGCCGGGAGCCGCTGGCCCTCGGCTATGCCCTGCGCGGTCTGGCCTGGCTGCGCCAGCACGATCTGGACCGGGCCGAAGAAAACGCTGCCAATGCTCTGACCCTCGATTCCGCTGTCGCTACGGCCCATCTGGTGCTGGCCGAGGTGCAACTGGCCCGCAGTCAGAGCACCCAGGCCCTGGCCTCGGCCCGACGTGCCCTGTACCTGGCGCCGCAGCTTTCCTGGGCCCAGGTGGTTCATGGCCAGGCCCTGCTGGCGATGGGACAGACGGCTGAGGCGCTGGAGGCGGCGAGTCAGACTATTGCCCAATCACCGGAGAGCGCCCAGGCCTATGCTCTGCGGGTGCGCTGCTATGTTGCCCTGGGCCAGAAACAGGCTGCCCGTAAAGACCTGGCCGAACTGGTTCGCCTCGATCCCGCCCTTGGCCAGCAGGTGCGGGACGAATTCCTTCCCTAACGAGAGGCCGTTGCCATGAAATGTAAAACCATCGCGATCGCACTGGCGGGTATCCTCGGCTGTGGGGGATTTTTCAGCAGTTCGGGGTGGGCCGGGGCCATTCCCGAAGCGACCTATCAGATTGACTGCCGCGGCACCATCGACTCCTGGATCATGAGCGGCGTGGTCAAAAGGGGGGATTGTTATTGTCCGTCTTCGACCTCGGAACCGGTCTGCAGCTTCAGCTCCAGCAGCAGTTCTTCATCCAGTTCCCGACCCGCCTCTCGTCCGCCGTCCCGACCGAAGAACAATCCCAACGCGGAGCTGTCGGCCTATGTCACCGGCATGGTCATGCAGCAACTGATTTCCCTGGTCTTCGCGCCGCCGTCCACTTCGACGGCGGAAGCCGAGAAGGCGCGGGCCCAGGCCGAATGGGAACAACAGCAGCAGATCCTGCAGGCCCGCCAAGAGCGGGCTCAGCGAGCGAGCCGCCTGCGTACGGCCTGGGATCAGCGGGATAAGGAGTCGTCCGAGGCTTTGAGCGATTTTTTCAGTGTGCCCGGAAGTGCCTATAACGGGGGGGATGCCGTGGCCCTCGACGGCAGCGGCATCGGTGGCGTGGTTCCGATCCTCGGGACGGGGGCGCCCGATGCTCCCCTGCCGTCCATGGCCAGCCGGATGCCGGCTTTGACCACCACCACCTCCGCCCTGCAGGAAGACATCCTCAAGGGGGCCGAGTCCGCCCACGAGGCCGCCTGGTCCTCTGTCAAGGACGCCATTTTTGAGGCGCTGCCCGACCGCTGGGAAAACGCTCGCCAGGCCGTGGAGCATATCGGTGAGGTGCGGGACTGGACTGGGGAACTCCTTGCCGCCATGGAGCCGGAAACCCTGACAGCCGCCGCCGCTTCCGCCCGGTCGGAGAAGTCCTGGCGCGTGCTTGATTCTCTCGACAGTGTCAGTCGCAAAGCGCCGGAAGCCAAGCTGGCGGAGGAAATGGAGGTCGGCGTCCGGCTTCTGCGTGGGGAAGAGCTGGCCGCCGACCAGGCCAAGACCTATGCCTTCGGCTTTTTAAAAGGTTTTCTGGTCGAAAAAGGTACCGACAGTATGCTGTCCGGTGGATTCTAGGCCTTTTAGCGCCTGAGGGCGATCTCCTGCTGCAGGGCGCCAAGGATCGGCCGCAGCACATCGAGGCGCTGACGGCAGAGGATGGCCAGCTCGCGATCCGGTGCCGGATCGCCTTCCCCCTTTTCCACCATGGCCTGGGCGCGGTCTTTGGCGCGCTCGGACTGCTCGTTGAGCTCCAGCGCCGCCCGCTCGATGCGGGTTACCAGTTCGAGCAGATCGTCCCGGTTACCCTCTCGCAGCGTTTTCGGCAGGGAGCGGTTCTTCGCCTCCAACAGCATGTTGTTGCTCCAGCGCAACAGCTCGGCGGCGCCCTTCCCCGACAACTCTGGCGTGTCGATGAAATCCTCCACCGGCGGTTCGCTGACGGGACTCAGGATGACCCGGGCCGGCTCGCCATTCTCCAGCAGCACTTTGGCCGAGGTCAGTGACCTGGCACTGCGCAGGTAGCCGGTCACCGGCTTCCAGCCGCCGTCCCCCTCACGTTTGGCCACCACAATACTTTCCTGGGGCGTCGATTTCCACGTCGGCCGGGTCGGAAAGATGAACAGCTTGGCGACCTGGGCCGAGTCACCGGCCGTGGCCGGGTTCGCTGTAGTTGCGGCCGCAGGTTGGCGTCGGGCTGTTTTCAGATCCTGTTCTGTCGGGGTGATCGGCACCTCAAAACCGAGAAAGGTCCACACCGGGCTGCCATCGAGGGTGTTCTGCTGGAGGCGCGCCGCTCGGTCCCGCACGGCCTGCTGTAACTGGGTCTGATCGGCCTGCCGGAGGGTCTGCACGATCGCCTCGACAGTCGCCTTCTGCTGTAGCTCCGAGGAGGATTCATATAATGTCGCAGCCCCTATGCCTGTAGAGCGCACATCAGCGGGGCCCGGTACCGGCAAAAGGGCGATAGGGGTGATCAGGGTGGCCCATTCGGCCTTTTTGGTGCGGAAGGTTACCGGGTCCAATGGCTGTTCCCCTTCTTTGGTGACCAGTGAAGGCGATACGTCGGTGTCGGTTGTGGTGGTAAAATATCCCGGCACGGCGAAGAGGGTGAAGGCAAGAAGATAGTTGAGAGGATTGTCAGGGCTGTGGCTTTTGCTGCTGATTCCAGGCTGCACCGGGATAGCTGTCATGTCATCGGAAAAAATGAGTGGATAGATTTTTTGCGCCTGGGCCTGCCAGGTTGCATCCACCAGGTGAATCTTGACGCCATCCAGACTGGCGCTGGTCGTGTTTTCCCCTGGTTTGAGGCTGGTGACGGTTCTAACGGACATGCAGCCGGAAACCAGGCAGACGGTGGCCAAAAGGGCCGGTATTCTGTGATGTAAAAGCCGCATAAGACAACCTCCTGAAACAAATGGAATGTTAACGACCACGCCGGACGATTTCCTGCTGCAGGGCGGCAAGAATCGGCCGCAGCACATCGAGGCGCTGGCGGCAGAGGATGGCCAGCTCGCGATCCGGCGCCGGATCGCCTTCTCCTTTTTCCACCATGGCCTGAGCCCGGTCCTTGGCGCGCTCGGCCTGCTCGTTGAGCTCCAGGGCCGCCTTTTCGATGCGGGTCACCAGGGCCAGCAGGTCTTCCCGGGGTTTCTCCTGCAGCATCCTCGGCAGCGACCGGTTCTTGGCCTCGAGGAGAATCCCGTTGCTCCAGCGCAGGTGCGCGGCGTTCATCTCTGCCGGCTCGATGAAGTCCTCCAGGGGCGGTTCGCTCACCGGGCGCACCAGGATGCGGCCCGGCCGGCCATCCTCCAGCAGGGCGCTGACAGCGGTCAACTCCCGGGCGCTGTGCAGGTAGCCCGAGTCGGGCTGCCACCCCCCCCTCTCGTTACGTCGGGCCACGATGATCTCCTGCAGCGGAGCGCTTTTTTCCCGTGCTTTTTCATCATAAACGCGCACGCTGTAGGCGGAGGCCGCCCACTGGGTCGTCATCCCCTCGGGAACGTAAGGGGCGAGTACCAGCCAGTGCGGTTTGCCTTCGATGTAGATCTCCTGCTGGGTCGAGGCGTCGCGATCCCGGTAGGCCCCTCGCAGGCGGGCGGGATCGGCCTGGCGCAGCGCCTGAACCGTCGCTTCAATGAGCGAGTCCCGGCTGAACTCGACGGGCTTGCTGGTATTGTAGGCGTCCTTGGACAGGGGGATGAAAAGGAAGATGCCATCTCGCGGCAGGTCCGACGGCCCCCCGATGGGAATGGCGCCGAGCGGTCCAATGAGGCTCATCCAGTAAACATCCTCGCGTTGCACGGGAATCGCGGTCGGGTGGAGGGCTTTATCGCCATCCCCCTGCACGGTCACGGCAAAATCCATCCTATCGTGGTTGGGAAAGGGGATGAGCCCCAGGGTAAGGGCGGTGAGCACGGAACCCTTGACGCCGATTTCGGGATCGGCGTTGACGGTCACCTTGATGGGCAGCGCCGAGGTGTCGTTGGAGAAGATGGCGGGGTAAAGTTGTATGGCCCGTTCGGCAAAAGGACCGGTCTCGGCCAAGGGCTTCAAGCGGTATGACACCCCGGCATCGCTGGTGTCGTAGGGCATGGACAAGGCCACGATTCGGAAGCGGCTGTCTTCTATCGTCTGTGCCGGATCACCTGAATACTTAAGTGATGAGGTGTAGCGTACCGACCCGCAACCGCTGAGCAGCAACGCCGCACCGATTAGAAAAATCCACCGCGTTTGAAATCCCATCATTGGTTTTCCCTCCCCCAGGAAAAAATGGCAGAAAATGCAGACCTCCTCAATAGGCCAGGACCAGACAAACGCCCATCTTTAAACGCTTTTGCCCGTCACAAGCCAACAGGTTGAGAATAATTTCTTTTTTGGAAAAATGCCACGAATCTCTTTGCTGGAGACTGAAACAGGGAAGCTCTAGCGGTCAACGGGAGAGAAAGGCGTCAGCCCTTGGCAGCGGCCGCCCGAGCCAGGCGGGTGAGGGTACGATCGAGGGTGGCGGCAAAGCGTTTGCGATCGTTGGGACCGAAGGGGGCCGGGCCCCCGGAGACGACACCGTCGTTGCGCAGGTCGGCGAGCAGGTCGCGCAGGGAGAGGCGTTCGCCGACGTTGTTTTGGTCGAGCAGATCGCCGCGCGGATCGATGACCTCGCCGCCGGCGGCGACGACACGGGCGGCCAGGGGGATGTCGGCGCTGATCACCAGGTCACCGGGGGCGACGGACTCGGCGATGTGGTCGTCGGCGGCGTCAAACCCGTCGTGCACATGCACCGAGGTGATGAGCGGCGAGTGATGCCGGCTCATCGGCTGGTTGGCGACCAGACAGACGGGGATCTGCAGGCGCTGCGCCGCCTTGAAGACGAGTTCGCGGGCCTGACGCGGACAGGCATCGGCATCGATCCAAATGGTCATCATCGCTCCCCCTGAATGAGGTGCAGCGGGGCCTCCAGGGTTTCACCGCCGCGGGTCAGGTAAAGCGTCCCCTCGGTGACAGTGAGGGACCAGTTGATGGCTCGCTCCAGGCTGGCGGCCAGGCGGCCGATAAATTCGGCGTCGAGGGCGAGAATGGTCAGGTTGGGCACGGAGGCCAGTTTGGCCTGATGCTGCTCCAGCCAGCGCCGCAGGCCGCTGCCGCTGGCGACCAGCACCACCCGCCCGGCGTGGCGACTCGCCTTGCGCAGGCGGTCAGCGTCGGGCAGGCCGACCTCGATCCACTCCAGCACCCGGCCGTCCGCCTCCCGGCTCCACAGATCCGGCTCGTCCCCGGCGCATATCCCCTTGGTGAAGCCCAGTTCCTCATGATAGCAGAGGGCGTAGGCCAGCAGGCGGGTCACCAGCCGCTCCGCCGTTTCGGAGGGGTGACGGGCTGCCGTCGTTTCAAGGCGGGCGTAACAGCCGCGGTCAAGATCGGCAAGATCGATGACGACGCGATAGATCGTGGCCGGCAGGGCCATGGGCGGATCCTTTGATGAGGGGGGATGAACGAAGGGCGAGTATGAGCAATGTCGCCGCCACTGTCAACTGGCCTGGCGGGGCGTGGCACTTTCGGAAGGTGGATGACACATTCCTGTGCACTCGCACACCGCTATTCTTTATGCAGGATGTAGTGTGCGGCCAGATCTCCGGTAATACGTCGTCCCCGGCGATCGAGCAGAAAGAGCCGGTTTTCACCGACCTGATAGTGCGTGGTGCCGTCATTTAGCTGAATGATGTTACCGCCTTCCAGCCAGGTGAAGGTCCCCTGTTCTACAAATATATGGTCTTCTTGGCCGAGATGGCGGGTTTCGAGGAGGTAGCTTGAATCCTCTCTGATGGTGAGGGTCGTTTTCAGCCCGGCGCAATCGGCGCAGGGCAACACGCCGGCGTAGGTGCCGGCCCAGTCGAGGGCGTTGCGGCTGTTATGTTCGTCTATGACCGGATAGTCTGCCGAAATTGAGGCACGATATGTGCAATTTGTCGACATCAGGGCCAACGCCACCAGGAGCACTCTGATCAGCTTTCTTGTCATGGACGTCCCTCCCCGCAGCCCGAAAAGAGCCGGCGGATCACCTCCTGCCGGTAGCTGAAAATATGCTCGAGCTGCCGGCGCACCCAAAGACGGTGCACCATGTCGCCCAAAAGGGAATAACCGATAGCGTAGTGAACCGTATCGACAATTTCAACGCCGTCCTTGACGGGGATGAACTGGTGCTGGTGGTACCAGAGCTTGTAGGGGCCAAGTCGCTGCTCATCGACAAAAGAGGACAGGAGCACCACATGCTTGATTTCGGTCAGCCACCGGACCCGGATGAAGGGCAGGATACGGATGCTGTAGCGGATGATCTGCCCCGCGTAGGTGGACGGCTCCTCGTCGCTCAGAATGCGAAAATGCATCGACGGCGGGGTGATGCGGTTGAGGTTGCCCGGCCGCGAAAAAAAGTCCCAGACTTCTTCGAGGCTGGCTGGCACGGTCTGGCGCGTGGTCAGAGTGTGAATCATGGTGTGGCGGAACCCTTTTGTGGAAAATTTTTAAGGTCATGGTGTTGCTGGCCCATGGAACCAGACGGCCAGGTACTCCCTTTGCCAGGTCAGCCACCACAGAGTTTTATAAGCATACCAGATTGCCATGGCGATGGCGCCGGTGGCGTCCGAGCATGGTCAATAAGAAGTTTTCACCGGCCACGGGTCGCCCTGGCGCAAAGGTTCACGGATGCCGATTAATTCGTTACGATACCGTTTTGCCCTGATTATATCCCTGGTGGCCGGTCTGCTGCTGACCCTGGTAATCTGGCTGAGCATCAGCATGTCCCACCGGGTGTCCCATAGCCAGCTGGAAACCAAGGAAGAAGTCTTCAGTGCCTTTCTGTTGGATATGACCCGCGGCGCTCTGCTGCAGGGTGAGTACGAGGTACTGCAGCTCTATCTGGAAAAGCTGAAGGCGGACCCGGAAATCATTGAGATTCGAGTGGCCGATTCCCGAGGGGTCATTGTCTCCAGCACCGTTCCCGCCGAATTGGGATCACGCCTGCCTTCACAGGTTAACGATGAGTTCAATCAGGTAACCCGGCGAGCCATTCGCAATGAGACCGGTCTGATCGGTACGGTCGAAACCACTTTTTCCCATGCGGAGATTGAAACTCAGCATCGACGGGTGTTAAAGGCCAGCGTGCTTATCGCCCTGGCGGGTATCGGTCTGGTCGTCGGCATCAGCCTGGCTCTCGGCTTTCTGTTGACCCGGCGCCTGGTACACCTGACGGAAGCCGCCACCCAACTGGCCCAGGGCGATCTGTCGGTGCAGGTTGACCTGGGGGGCAGTTCCGGTGATGAAATCGGGATATTGGGGGATGCCTTCAACACCATGGCCCGCCGGATGGAGACGATGGTCAAGGAGCTGCGTAACGTCAATGCCACCCTGGAAGAGCGGGTGCAGGAGCGCACCAACCTGCTGGAATCGGCCAACCATGAACTGGAAAAAGCGCGGGATGCGGCACAGATCGCCAACGTGGCCAAGGGGAGTTTTCTGGCCAACATGTCGCACGAAATCCGCACGCCGATGAATGCCATTCTCGGCATGACCCACCTGGCGCTCAAGACCGAGCTTTCCCCCCGCCAGCGCGAATACCTGCGCAAGGTCAACTCTTCCGCCGAGTCACTGCTGGGAATCATCAACGACATACTTGATTTTTCCAAAATCGAGGCCGGCCGCCTCGAGATGGAAAACCAGGAGTTTCTGCTGGAAGAGATGCTGGACAAGGTCGCCATGCTGGTGTCCGGCAAGATGCTCGAGAAGAGACTCGAATTTCTGGTGGAACTCGATCCGGACATTCCTTTCTCCCTCAAGGGGGACTCCCTGCGGTTGGGGCAGGTGCTGGTCAATCTGTGCAATAACGCGGCAAAGTTCACCGAACAGGGTGAAATTGTGCTGCGGGCCCGGATGCTGCGACAAAGTGGCGACCAGGTGCGCCTGCGCTTTTCCGTGCGCGATACGGGCATCGGCATGAGCCAGGATATGCTGGCACGGCTCTTCAGACCCTTCACGCAGGCCGACGCCTCCACCACGCGCAAATACGGCGGTACCGGCTTGGGGCTGGCGATCTGCAAGCAACTGGTGGAGATGATGGATGGGGAGTTTTCTGTCAGCAGTGTGCCCGGTCAGGGGAGTGAATTCAGTTTTACCGCCTGCCTTGGCCTTGGCCGTCTGGCGCCGCGTCCATTGGCGGCCTCGGCCTCCGGTCTGCGGGGGCGACGTATCCTGGTGGTGGATGACAACCCCACCGCCCGCGATATCTTCGAAAGTCAGCTTGTCGCCCTCGATTTTATAGTGGCCAGTGTGGACAGCGCCGACGCGGCCATGGCGGCCCTGCAGGAGGCCGAGCTGTGCGGCCAACCCTACCACCTGGTCATCATGGACTGGCTTATGCCGGCGATGGATGGTTTCGAAGCCGCCCGTCGCATCCGCCGCAGTCACACTCTCCGTCAGCGACCCCGTATCATCATGGCCACGGCCTATGGCTGCGAAGACACCATTCGCCGGGCGGCCGCCGAAGGGCTCGATGGCTACATCACCAAGCCGACCAGCCCGTCGGTTCTGCTCGACAGCATCATGGCCGCCTTGAGCCGGGAGAATGGCGAGCATGCCGCTCTGTCTGTCGCCACCAGCCAGGCCGGAGAAAAGGAAGCGCCCGCCCTGGCCGCTCTGCACGGGGGGCGGGTCCTGCTGGTTGAAGACAACGACTTCAACCGACAGGTGGCCATGGAGCTGCTGGCCTCTTTCGGCCTGCAGGTAACGACCGCCGAGAACGGCGCCGAGGCTGTCAGTCTTCTGGGTGGGCTCAAGCCTGACCTCGTCTTCATGGATATCCAGATGCCGGTCATGGATGGTTTTGAAGCGACCCGGCGGCTTCGACTTCTGCCGGAAGGAAGCCATGTCCCCATCGTCGCCATGACGGCCCACGCCATGGCCTCCGATCGGGAGAGCTGTCTGCAGGCCGGTATGGACGACTATCTGTCCAAGCCCATTGATCCCGAACAACTGAAGGCGGTGTTGCTCAAATGGATTCAGCCCGCCGCGCCACCCCTTGACACGGGTGCCGAGCCTGTTTCCGTGGCGGCCGTCCGCCTGCCGGAGAGCCTGACCGGAATCGATCTGGCCAAGGGCTTGCGCTACAGCAACAACAAGCCCGACTTTTATCTCGAACTGCTGCGTAACTTTGCCCGCGCCCGGCGACAGGCTGACGAAGAGATTCGGCAGGCTCTTGACAAGGGCGAGCACGAGGTCGCTCGCCGCTATGCCCATAGTCTCAAGTCAATCTGCGGCATCATCGGCGCCGAAGGTTTGGCTCAGGCTGCCGGGCGCCTGGAAACTGCCTTAAAAGATTCGCAGAACGATCCCGCCGGCGCCCTAGACGAGTTTTCCGGACAATTATCCGTGCTGATACAGGCGCTGGACAGTTGCCCGGAACTTACTCCCGGTCGGGTTACGGACGACGGGGAATCGGCGGATGCAGGTCTGTGTCTGCTGGCCGCCCGCGAAATCGACATGTTGCTGGACAGCGATCTGCCCGGGGCCATGAGGCACATCGACGCTCTGGAAAAATGGCTGGCGGGTGGGAGCCTCCGCCAAGAATTGACGGAACTGAAAGACTGTCTGGATGTCTTTGATATCGACCAGGCCCATGATATTCTGGCGCGGCTGATCGATGGACTGCGGCAGGAAGGAATCGAGTTGCGACATGCGCGATAATTTACGGCGACACAAGGTGCTGATTGTCGACGATACGCCCGAGTACATTCAGGTGCTCCTGAATCTGCTGCAGGATGTATATGCCATCGTCGTAGCCAACAACGGGGAACGCGCCTTGAAGCTGGCCTCGACGGAGCCCCTTCCCGACATCATTCTGCTCGATGTGCTGATGCCCGGCCTCGACGGGTACGAAGTCTGTCGTCGTCTCAAGGCCGATCCCCGCACCGCCGCCATTCCCGTCATCTTTCTGACCGGGCTGTCCGATCATCTCGATGAGCAGCGGGGTCTCGATCTCGGT
The sequence above is a segment of the Desulfuromonas sp. KJ2020 genome. Coding sequences within it:
- a CDS encoding tetratricopeptide repeat protein, which codes for MKRRFGVWRTLLLMGLLAAGSLADGAWQEVSAEAISPAALAQLDELSREGQWLALLAAADEDMRRSPGAVEPVVYKMRALRMLGHLEPARSLAREKLKLFGERAEFWLEKAWVEVLAGDYQTGLADADRAAARRPDLADAVLLQGVIHREQENWRAADTAFARAEALRPNDSLVLLNRGRIAVEQGRWEAAIDLLSRSLALRAASAETSFHRGRAYAAKGDLAAASHDLTQAILQRPEVAAPYVARAEVLARAGMWARAADDADTALALGAQSLSAHLVTCRAAEALEAWPGLEPRAQAMIAAFPAEAQGYRFYSQALNNLGRTAAALQACDEAVRLAPDDDLLRLERATLQIAMQQYAAAVDDCTAVLRREPLALGYALRGLAWLRQHDLDRAEENAANALTLDSAVATAHLVLAEVQLARSQSTQALASARRALYLAPQLSWAQVVHGQALLAMGQTAEALEAASQTIAQSPESAQAYALRVRCYVALGQKQAARKDLAELVRLDPALGQQVRDEFLP
- a CDS encoding YaiI/YqxD family protein, whose product is MTIWIDADACPRQARELVFKAAQRLQIPVCLVANQPMSRHHSPLITSVHVHDGFDAADDHIAESVAPGDLVISADIPLAARVVAAGGEVIDPRGDLLDQNNVGERLSLRDLLADLRNDGVVSGGPAPFGPNDRKRFAATLDRTLTRLARAAAAKG
- a CDS encoding YaeQ family protein, with the translated sequence MALPATIYRVVIDLADLDRGCYARLETTAARHPSETAERLVTRLLAYALCYHEELGFTKGICAGDEPDLWSREADGRVLEWIEVGLPDADRLRKASRHAGRVVLVASGSGLRRWLEQHQAKLASVPNLTILALDAEFIGRLAASLERAINWSLTVTEGTLYLTRGGETLEAPLHLIQGER
- a CDS encoding copper resistance protein NlpE: MTRKLIRVLLVALALMSTNCTYRASISADYPVIDEHNSRNALDWAGTYAGVLPCADCAGLKTTLTIREDSSYLLETRHLGQEDHIFVEQGTFTWLEGGNIIQLNDGTTHYQVGENRLFLLDRRGRRITGDLAAHYILHKE
- a CDS encoding SRPBCC family protein — its product is MIHTLTTRQTVPASLEEVWDFFSRPGNLNRITPPSMHFRILSDEEPSTYAGQIIRYSIRILPFIRVRWLTEIKHVVLLSSFVDEQRLGPYKLWYHQHQFIPVKDGVEIVDTVHYAIGYSLLGDMVHRLWVRRQLEHIFSYRQEVIRRLFSGCGEGRP
- a CDS encoding response regulator: MPINSLRYRFALIISLVAGLLLTLVIWLSISMSHRVSHSQLETKEEVFSAFLLDMTRGALLQGEYEVLQLYLEKLKADPEIIEIRVADSRGVIVSSTVPAELGSRLPSQVNDEFNQVTRRAIRNETGLIGTVETTFSHAEIETQHRRVLKASVLIALAGIGLVVGISLALGFLLTRRLVHLTEAATQLAQGDLSVQVDLGGSSGDEIGILGDAFNTMARRMETMVKELRNVNATLEERVQERTNLLESANHELEKARDAAQIANVAKGSFLANMSHEIRTPMNAILGMTHLALKTELSPRQREYLRKVNSSAESLLGIINDILDFSKIEAGRLEMENQEFLLEEMLDKVAMLVSGKMLEKRLEFLVELDPDIPFSLKGDSLRLGQVLVNLCNNAAKFTEQGEIVLRARMLRQSGDQVRLRFSVRDTGIGMSQDMLARLFRPFTQADASTTRKYGGTGLGLAICKQLVEMMDGEFSVSSVPGQGSEFSFTACLGLGRLAPRPLAASASGLRGRRILVVDDNPTARDIFESQLVALDFIVASVDSADAAMAALQEAELCGQPYHLVIMDWLMPAMDGFEAARRIRRSHTLRQRPRIIMATAYGCEDTIRRAAAEGLDGYITKPTSPSVLLDSIMAALSRENGEHAALSVATSQAGEKEAPALAALHGGRVLLVEDNDFNRQVAMELLASFGLQVTTAENGAEAVSLLGGLKPDLVFMDIQMPVMDGFEATRRLRLLPEGSHVPIVAMTAHAMASDRESCLQAGMDDYLSKPIDPEQLKAVLLKWIQPAAPPLDTGAEPVSVAAVRLPESLTGIDLAKGLRYSNNKPDFYLELLRNFARARRQADEEIRQALDKGEHEVARRYAHSLKSICGIIGAEGLAQAAGRLETALKDSQNDPAGALDEFSGQLSVLIQALDSCPELTPGRVTDDGESADAGLCLLAAREIDMLLDSDLPGAMRHIDALEKWLAGGSLRQELTELKDCLDVFDIDQAHDILARLIDGLRQEGIELRHAR